A stretch of DNA from Methylomicrobium lacus LW14:
AGTTTTTCCATGATGCGCGCCCGGTGCGCATCGACGGTGCGGTTGCTGACCTTCAATATCTTCGCCGACTCTTTATTCGAATGGCTGCTGATGATCAGTTGCAGGACCTCCATCTCGCGCGGCGTCAACTGCGCCAGGCGGTGTTGAATGTCACTCCTCACGGCCCGTTCGGTGCGGGCATAAATGTCCTTGCTGATGCCTTCCTCGAGACGTTCGAGCAAGACGCTGTTTTCGAAAGGTTTCTCCAGAAAATCGATGGCGCCGGCCCGGAAGGCTTTCGCGGAATCGGCCACTTCGGCATGGCCGCTGATGAAAATGATCGGAATATTGATGTCGCGTTTGCTGAGTTCCTCTTGCAGTTCAAGACCGCTCATAGACGGCATGCGCACATCCAGCAGCAGACAGCCCGGCCGGCTGTGATCGTAACGGTCCAAAAATTCGTGCGCGGATTCAAAACTTTGAATATTGAAGCCGGCAGTTTCGATCAACAGCGTCAAGGCATCACGGATCGCAAATTCATCGTCCACCAGATACACGATCGCGTTGCTTTGCTCATAACTCATTGGTCTGCTCCTTCGACGGCAAGGTAACATAAAAGGTGCAGCCTTTTCCGGGCTGGCTGTTGAAACGTAATGCACCTTGATGCGCCTCGACCAGGGAACGACTGATCGACAGCCCCATGCCCATGCCGTTTTTTTTGGTCGTGTAAAAAGGCGTCATGATCTTCGGGCGATCGGCATTGGAAATACCCGGCCCGTTATCCTTGACCCTGATTTCGACACCGTGGTGATCGTCCAACTGCGTGCGTATCACCAGGCGGCTCGGATGATCCTGCGGCATATCCTGCATCGCTTCGATCGCGTTTCTGAGCAAATTCAACAGCACCTGCTCTATCTGCACTTCATTGATATAGACCAATGGCAAATCCTCCGCCAGTTCCAAATCGAGGGTGATATTTTGCAGTTTGACCTCGGTCCCGCACATACCGATGCAATCCTTGATCAGCTGATTGATGCTGGCCGCTTTCCGCGTGGTGGTTTTCGTGCGGACAAAATCGCGCATACGATGGATGATCTGCCCCGCGCGCAGCGCCTGTTGATGCGTTTTGGCGAGAATGCCGGCCAGCTTCACCGTATCGGGAGTCGGCGTCGTCAACAGGCTTAAGCTCACCTCAGTATAGGCGACGATCGCGGTCAGTGGCTGATTGACCTCATGCGCGATACCCGACGCCATTTCCCCCATCAAGCCCAAGCGGGTCACGTGCGCGAGTTCTTCCAGATGCTGGCGGTTTTCCCGTTCCTGCCGCTTCCGTTGCCGGATGTCGCGCAGAATACCGGTAAAAAAAACCTCGCTGTCGATCATAAACTCGGCCACAGACAAATCCAGCGGCACGGTCGAGCCGTTCTTGTGCAAGCCCTCGACTTCGCGGCCGATGCCAATGATTTTAGAAATACCGGTCTCGATATGATTTTTTAAGTACTGATCGTGCTGCACGGCATGACCAAACGGCATCAGCATATTGACGTTGCGCCCGACCAATTCCTCCTCGGTGTAGCCGAGTATCACGTTGACCGCCGCATTCGCGGTCACCACAATCCCGTGCCGGTCTATCGTGACGATGCCTTCGGCCGCGGCGTTGAAAATCGAGTTGAGCCGGGCCTCCCGCTCCCGCAAGCGCTGCTTCGATTGCTTGAGCGCGTCGATATTCTGCTGCAGCGCGAGGTTACTTTCGGTCAACTCCTTGGTCTGCTCGATCAATTTTTGCTCCAGCATCCTAATTTTGTCCTCAGACGCCTGCAAGTTTTTTTGCGCAGTTGAGAGTTGATTGAACAGCTCGGCGCTACTCGGCAAAAAATCATCCATGATCGTTTCGCAAGGCTCATCGGCGCCTGATTGGCAGCTTTCGGGGTTCATGAACGAAATTCGAGTTAATGATTAGCAAAAAAGATGTCTGCAAATTTTACGCACTTTTCAATAGATTACCAAAACCGACCCGTTTTAGCGAAACAGATCCATCATTTTTTTATTTCGCGCCCGATTGCGCGTTAGCCGTCATGCGCGGCGCCATTCGCTCGGCATTGTATCGATGAAGCCTTATTGCTAGACACATCAAAAATATTATTTTAACTAGACTATGATATAAGAAATAAGCCCATGATCCTGGTTGCTTGAAATCAAGGCGCGGTTTATTCGAAAAAACCTCAAAAGCGATATAGGTATTTGTACGAATTGTCGGGCATCCACTTTCGTTGATAGCATAAAAAGCTGATCATTGAAACTTCAGGAGACTCCGATGAATACGCAAGTTAACGACCTGAGTTGTGACGCGAGCGGAGAAATGACTCCGGACAAATTCAGAGAGATGGTCGAGGAAAGGGCCTACTTTAAAGCGGAACGGAGAGATTTTGCAAGTGGACATGAACTGGATGACTGGCTTGAGGCCGAACAAGAAATAAGCAACCAATGCCGCTATTGGTTAGCGGATAACGACTCATCCTAATTACAAAACATTATTCAATCCATCTGAACAACGCAACGGGGCACACCATGAAACGTAATCTCCATATCAACAATGCCGGCGCCTACACGCCGGAAAAACGCACACGCTGCATAGCCTTTCATGAAGCCGGCCACGCCGCCGCAATTTATTTGATCAACCGGGCACGCGAAATACCTCCGCATTTATTCAACCTCCGATTCAATGAAGCTAACGCGGATGCCGCCGCGGACTTCCACGCCGCTTATGAAAATTATATCGCCTGCGTAGAGGGCGGCCTCCTGCTGCATGGGCTGCCGCCGACTCTGGACGATCTGCAACACCTGCCGAGAGAAACCGGCCATGATTGGATTCAAACGCAGGAAGACTTGCTGAATGCCTTTGAAGCCGATGTGATCAATCTGTTCGCCGGGCCTTTAGCCGAAGCCAAATATGTCGCCGAAACCGATGGCGAGGTCTTTACGCACCGACTGATCGACCCGCCCGCACTCGGAAATTACGGCGGCACTTTCGACCTGGCGCTGATTGAGGACTATTTGCGCAGTTATTCCGCCGATCACCGAGAGCGCGACCGCAAACTGCATCAATTACATCAGACCGCATTCCATTTCATCAATAATTACCATAATTGGCGAGCCATCTCCAAACTTGCGGACTATATACTCGCGTCCGGAAAAAATACGATTTGCTACGAGGAAGTCGAGGCCATTTTGGCGGGAAAATGAAAGCTCCTGTTTCGGTTTTTCAAATCGAAAAATTAAAATAAAACGCAACATCATGACTGTCTATTGTTCGATCATCGATGCCGATTGATAAAAGACTGGCGCCGCTCTATCTGGATAAAATAACCCACCCCAGGAAAACCTCATGGAAAAGCCCGAAAATGCTATAGTGAAATTATTGACTACCCTGCTAAACCAATTTTTGCACGTATTAAAAAGTTTCTTGGCGAGCATACTGAGTTTATTTTCCAACAAGAAGCCGCCGGTCGATCTTCATAAACCGCCGGACATTGACCCGAAGCAAAAAAAAATCATCATTTTTACACTCGCCTTCATTCTGCTTCTGCTCGCGTTTAACAACCTGCAGGAAATCCGCCAGGGCGAAATGCCGTTCAGTCAGTTTCTGACGCTGGTGCAGGAAGGCAAGGTCGACAAAGTGGTCGTCTCCGAGCATTACATCAGCGGCGTGACCAAGCCCGAAAGCGGGGAAAGCACAGGCAAACCGTTCATGACCGTGCCGCTCTGGCAAACCGATCTGGCCGAAATGCTGGCGAAGAACAAGGTCGATTTCGTGGTCAGAAGCGGCGACAATTGGCTGTCCAACCTGATTTTCAACTGGATCATTCCGATCTTCATCTTCATGTTCATCTGGTCATGGCTGCTCCGCCGCACGACCGCTGCCGGTCCGCAGTCGTTTCTGAATATCGGCAACAAAGCCCGCATCCATCAGGATACGCAGCCGAAAATCACCTTCAAGGATGTGGCCGGGGCTGACAGCGCCAAGCAGGAGCTCGGCGAATCGATCGACTTCCTGAAAAATCCGGAAAAGATTCAGAAGCTCGGCGGACGCATGCCGAAAGGCGTGCTGCTGGTCGGCCAGCCCGGTACCGGCAAAACCTTGCTCGCGCGCGCGGTTTCCGGCGAGGCAGGGGTGCCATTCTTTAATATCAGCGCTTCCGAATTTATCGAACTGTTCGTCGGCGTCGGTGCGGCGCGCGTGCGCGAGTTGTTCGAGCAGGCGCGCAACAAGGCACCCTGCATCATCTTTATCGACGAACTTGATGCGATCGGCCGCTCGCGCGGCGGACCGGCCGTGATGGGCGGACATGACGAACGCGAACAGACGTTGAACCAACTGTTGACCGAGTTGGACGGCTTCGATACTTCGGTCGGCGTAGTCGTGATGGCGGCAACCAACCGCCCCGAAATCCTCGACAAGGCACTGCTGCGCTCGGGCCGTTTCGACCGCCAGATCGTCGTCGACAAGCCCGACTTGCTGGACCGGATCGAAATCCTGAAGCTGCACACTCGGAAGATGCCGCTTGCGAAAGACATCGATATTTCGGTGGTCGCCAAGCGTACACCCGGCTTGGTCGGCGCGGACCTCGCCAATATCGCGAACGAAGCCGCGATTATGGCGACCCGCAGCGGCCATAAGCAGGTCGAAATGCAGGACTTCGAAGCCGCGATCGACCGCATTCTGGCGGGCCCCGAAAAGAAAAACCGCGTGTTGAATACCGAGGAAAAGCGCCGCGTCGCCTACCACGAAGCCGGACACGCCTTGGTCGCCGAAATCGTGCCGACCGGCCAGCCGGTGCATAAGATTTCGATCATTCCGCGCGGCGTGTCGGCCTTGGGCTTTACCCTGCAGCTGCCGGTCGAGGAGAAATTCCTATCGACCGAAGACGAACTGAAGGACCAGATTGCGATCCTGCTCGGCGGCCGTATCGCCGAGGAAACGATTTTGGGCAGTATTTCGACCGGCGCGCAAAACGACCTCGAAAAAGCGACCGAAATCGCGCGTAACATGGTCTGCAGCCTCGGCATGAGCAAAAAACTCGGCCCCTTGGTTTACGGCAAGCGCCAGCAGTTGCAGTTCTTGGAAACCGAAATCTCCGAATACCGCAACTACAGCGACATCACAGCGAGCCTGATCGATGCCGAAATCAAGATGCTGGTCGAGGAAGGCGAAAGCCGGGCGCGTGAAATCCTGACCGTGAACCGGCCGATGCTCGAAAAGCTGGCCAACTTGCTGCAGGAAAAAGAAGTGATCAACAGAGAAGAAGTGACCGCCCTGCTGGGCAAATAACTTTTCTTCACCCGGCCCAAAACACCGTACAAACGGCGCCTTGGGCCGTCCTCTCGAAACTACTCCACTTCCGTTCCGTTCGCACCGCCGTTTGCGGTCAGCGATGCAGCCAAATGGACGCCGAAAACCGACTTAAGCGCGGCGGTGTGATTTGCTCCTCCGCATCCGGGCGTACCTTGCGTTATCTGAGACGGGGTATTGCGCTTAATCCGGCAAAATGATTCCCCGCAAAACGTGATCGTGGATTCATATCAAAACACTCTTCGCCAGCGCATAAAATTTCTTCCGCTCATCGATGCCGTTTAACCCGCCATTAATCGTAATACTGATGAATTCGACCGGAGAAACGTCATGGACCTGCTTTTTATATTTTTTCTTCAAAATATCCCTATCGGCTTGATTGGCCGGGTCGTTCAAATGCCGGGAAGTCCAATATTCGCAGGCGCTCCAGACCGCATATTCCGGCTGTTCGAGTAATTCGGGGGAATTAATGAACAAATCATCCTGCCCTTTCTTGAGACCCAATTCTAAATAATTCGCGCGCCCGGTGGTTTGAAAGATGCCCCGGCCCTTGAATCTGGGACCATCGCCTGCGTGCGTATTGCCCAAATCCTTGCGTCCCTCATAGGCATTGCCCGACGCATACTCTTCAAGCGTTCGAAAATGGTCGGTTTCGTGGCAGGCCTGGGCCAAAAAGTGCGCGTATTCGTTCGGCGTATCAATCTCGTAATCAGGGCAGATCTTATTGATCCAAGCCGCCAGATCGGCCATCAGAGGCGTGGGTTTCCCCGCAATGGCGGCCAAGTGTTCTTCGGTAATGATAAAAGCCATAAATAACTCCTCGAGCAAAGCAAAATCAGTTGTCTTCTTAGCCGGTGTTGCGTCCCGGATTTGGTTGCGTTGAAAACCGTAGCGGCGGCTCTAAAATTCCCCCTGCTCGTCACTCTGATTTCACTATCAAATCATCGGAAAGCCCATGCATTCCAATAATGACCCCAAAAGTCACTCTCTCCATTTGCTGGCTGGATTTGAAAAACTCGCCCTAACGATCACTATCTAGCGTTTTCCATATTACTCCTTTTCACCCCGTTTACAAAAATAAACGTCCGCACTCGCTTTTTCAGAATCCAGACGCCAAATCCTGGACATTTCGTCAAATGCCGTTGCCGGCAACGAACAGGTCCGAGTCAAATCCGATTGCCCCTCATTCGACCTTGATCGTGCTCATCATGCCGGCTTCGGCAAAGGCTTTCCGGCCGCGAATGCCGAGAAAGAAATCCACCCTGTCAGCAGAATGGCATAGGCCGATACGGACAGCTTCCCTGCCCCGCTGAAAACAAACAGGATGAATTTGAGCCAACGCTGGCAAGTCCAATCGGCAGACGCACGCCCGGTTCCAAACCTGAACTGCCGAAGCTATCGATTAGCCAACACTGGAGCCAACATGACAGACAATTCCGATTCGTCCGCGCCGAACAAATGGTCCGCCAAGGTCACCCGCGAAAGCAATGCGCTGAGCCTCGAAAAAGGCGTCTTCACCTGGAAAGATCCGCAGCGCATCGCCGAGTCGCTGCGGGATTCGGCCGAAGCCAGTTTCCGCCGCAAGGCCGAGCCGTTCCGCTCGGCGATGTCGATGCTGGTTTTTTATATCAACCGCGCCGGCAACAATCTGGCCACGGAACAGCGGCAAACTCTCGAACAGGCGAAACAGGCGCTACGCAAGTTATACGGAAAAAATTGACAGGCATCGGAGAAAACTTTTCTTCTTGTTTATTATTTTAATGGCGATAGTTTTGTATCGCTACTAAATAATAGGGCAATTGACTCGCCGGGCCAAAAGAAGCGTTTACTCCTTTTCGTCTTCGCCCAATTCTGCAAATACATTGAAAAATTGCTTGGCCGTCCTGCCGCTTTTCGCGGCGCGTTGTTGCGCGAAATCCATCGCCTTTTGGTGCAAAACCTCACGGTCGCCGTCGTAAGCCGGGAAATAGCTGTCCACGATAGCCAGGTAGTTCTGAGTCGAATGCGGATAAAACGCCAGCCATAGCCCGAAACGGTCCGAAAGCGAAATCTGTTCCTCGACCGTATCGGAATAATGCACCTCGTCATCCACCAAACGGGTATCGAGGTTGTCGCGCATTCGCTCCGGCAGCAAATGCCGGCGATTCGACGTCGCATAAACCAGCACATTCTCCGGCGGCAGCTCGATCGAGCCTTCGAGCACGCTTTTCAGCGACTTGTAGCGACTGTCCTGCGTTTCGAACGACAGATCGTCGCAATAAATAACGAAGCGCTGCGGCTGCTCGCGGATTTCATCGACGATCTCCGGCAGATAAACCAGATCCTGTTTATCCACTTCAATGATGCGAAGACCCGCCTCCCGATATTCGTTCAAGAGCGCCTTGATCAGCGACGACTTGCCGGTGCCTCTCGCCCCCCAAAGCAAGGCATTATTGGCCGGCTTTCCGGACAGGAAGCGCTCGGTATTCTCGCTCAATTGCGCTTTCTGTTTGTCGATGCCAACCAAATCCCCGAGCCGGATCGCGTCCAGGCGCGCGACCGGACGCAAATAGCCCTTGTGCTGCCGCCAGACTGCGGCGTAAGTCGTGTGCCAATCGATGCTCATGATTTCCTCGAAACGGAATTCTACTAACGGGGCAATGTTGTCTAACTCAACTTTCCAAATGATATTGGACGATTCGATCCACCTCGTTTTTCGAGCCCAATATCACCGGCACGCGCTGATGCAGGCCTTGCGGCTTCACGTCGAGCATGCGTTCGCGGCCGGTCGTGCAGGCGCCGCCGGCCTGTTCGACGATGAAGGCGACCGGGTTGGCCTCGTACATCAGGCGCAGTTTGCAAGGCTTCTTGGGGTCGCGGGTATCGTAGGGGTACATGAAGATGCCGCCGCGGGTCAGGATACGGTAGACCTCCGCGACCAAGGAAGCGATCCAGCGCATATTGAAGTTTTTTTCACGGGGACCGTCCTTGCCCTGCACGCATTCGTCGATATAGCGTCTGACCGGTTCTTCCCAGAAACGCTGGTTGGACATGTTGATCGCGAATTCGCTGGTGTCTTCAGGGATCGTCATGTTGCGATGGGTCAGAATGAATTCGCCGATGTCCTGATCCAGGGTAAAGCCGTTCACGCCGTGGCCGGTGGTCAGCACCATCATCGTCGAAGGGCCGTACAATACGAAGCCCGCGCAGACCTGTTCCGCGCCCTTGCGCAGAAAATCCTCAGGCTCGGGGTCGACGCCTTCGCGGCAGCGCAGGATCGAAAAGATTGTGCCGACGGTCAGGTTGATGTCGATATTCGACGAGCCGTCCAGAGGATCGAACAGCACCAGGTATTTACCCTTCGGATATTGCGCCGGAATTTTGATCGGCTCGTCGACTTCTTCGGAAACCATGCCGGCCAAGTGTCCGGTCCAGTCCAGCGCCCCCACCATGATCTCGTTGGTGATGATGTCGAGCTTTTTCTGCACCTCACCCTGCACGTTTTCGGATTCGGCGCTGCCGAGCACGCCGATCAGGTTGCCTCGGTTGACCTTGTGCGAGATCTGCTTGCAGGCGGTCACGATATCGTTCAGCAGCAGCGTAAACGTTCCTGACGTGCCGGGATATTCACGCTGCTGTTCGATCAGGAATTGGGTCATGGTGACTTTATTGGCCATGGACTAGGGGTCTCCGTTGTGATTCGTTTTTTACATTATTATACTCATTCAGGACGCATTATTGCGCCCTAATTCCCGCATCCCGGTTTCATGCTGACAAATTGTCGCGCCAGTTTTACAAACGCCGATTTTATGTTATATTCAGCATGAATGAGAATGATTATTGATAACTTAGTCAATTCAGTACCCAGTTTACTTTGAAGGCCGATTTATGTTGATTGACTTGAAAAAACTTGCCGTTGGCGATTTGGCGAAAATCGTCGGCTTCGACAAAACGGGCAAAGCCTACCGCAAGCGCCTGTTGGCGATGGGCCTGACCCCCGGCACCCAATTCAGCGTCACCCGCTTCGCGCCGATGGGCGATCCGGTTGAAATCCGCCTGCGCGGTTTTTCCCTGACCTTGCGTAAAGACGAAGCTGCGGTACTCCAAATCGAGAAGATTTGATGGCCGCCGATTTCACGGTCGGCGTGGTCGGCAATCCGAATTGCGGCAAGACCACCCTGTTCAATGCGCTGACCGGCGCCAAGCAGCACGTCGGCAACTGGCCCGGCGTGACCGTCGAAAAAAAAACAGGCGAATATGCCTTTGAAGGCAAGACCATCGAACTGGTCGATTTGCCCGGCACTTATTCGCTCGAAGCCTCCGACGATCAGGTTTCACTCGACGAAAAAGTCGCCCGCGATTTCGTCGCGGCCAGGGAAGCCGATCTGATCGTGAACATCGTCGATGCCTCGAGTATCGAGCGCCATCTGTATCTGACCTCGCAGTTGATCGAGATGCGCACGCCGATGATCTTGGTGCTGAACATGATGGACGCGGTCAAACAGCGCGGCATCAAGATCGATATGGCCTACCTCGCCGAACGCCTGGGTTGCCCTGTCGTACCGATCGTCGCCTCGACCAAGCAGGGTATCGACGCGCTCAAAAAAGCGGTCAATCAGGCGGCGGCCGCGAAGCCGACGCCCAATTTGAACATCGCCTATGCGCCCGCATTGGAGTTAGCGATAGCCGATCTCGCCCCCCTCTTGCGGGAGACCGCGCGGCTGCATCGCTGCGACTTGCGCTGGCTCTGCGTCCGCCTTCTCGAAGACGATACACTGGCCCAAAAGATCGCAGGCCCCACGCTGACCGCAACCGTCAACACCTTGCAACGCCGAATCGAACAGAAAACCGATGACGAGATCGACATCCTGGCCGCCGATGCGCGCTACGGCTTCGTGAATCAACTGACCCAGGGTGCAATCTTCAAAGAGAACGAAGTCAGCCGGCATCTATCCGAAAAGATCGACAGCATCGTCTTGAACCGCTTCCTGGGCATTCCGGTGTTTCTCTTGGTCATGTACGCGATGTTCATGTTCACGATCAACATCGGCAGCGCCTTCGTCGATTTCTTCGATCAGGCCGCCGCCGCGTTGCTCGTCGACGGTCTGGGCGTGGCGCTGACCGGTTGGGGCCTGCCCGACTGGCTGACCGTATTGCTCACCCAGGGCATCGGCGGCGGCATTCAGGTCGTCGCGACCTTCATCCCGATCGTCGGCTTTTTGTTCCTGTTCTTGTCCGCGCTCGAAGACTCGGGCTACATGGCGCGCGCCGCCTTCGTGATGGACCGCTTCATGCGCATGATCGGCCTGCCCGGCAAATCGTTCGTGCCGATGATCGTCGGCTTCGGCTGCAATGTGCCCGCGATCATGGCGACGCGGACGCTCGAAAACCCGCGCGATAGGATTCTGACCAACCTGATGAATCCCTTCATGTCCTGCGGCGCGCGGCTGCCGGTTTATGCGTTGTTCGCGGCCGCGTTCTTTCCGGTCAACGGCCAGAACCTGGTCTTCGGCCTGTACCTCTTAGGCATCGGCGTCGCGGTGCTGACCGGCCTGATCATGCGCCATACGCTGTTCAAGGGCGAAGCCTCGCCGTTCATCATGGAATTGCCGGTCTATCACCTCCCTACCCTGCGCGGCATGCTGATCCGCACCTGGGACCGACTCCAGTCGTTCCTGTTCAATGCCGGCAAGGTGATCGTGCCGATGGTGCTGGTGCTGAATTTTCTGAATGCCTTGGGCACCGACGGCAGCTTCGGCCGCGAAAACAGCGATAAATCGGTGCTCAGCGAAATCGGCCGCGGCCTGACGCCGGCATTTGAACCAATGGGCATCAAGAGCGACAACTGGCCGGCGACGGTCGGCATTTTCACCGGCGTGCTCGCGAAAGAAGCGGTCGTCGGCACCCTGAATGCCTTGTATAGTCAGATGGGAGCCGCGGCTGCCCCGCCTGCAGAAGATGAAGCATTCGACCTGAAAGGTGCCTTACTGGGTGCGCTTTCGACCATTCCCGAAAACCTGGCCGGCATTGCGAATAAACTGCTCGATCCTTTGGGCCTGAACGTCGAGGTGGCTAGCAGCGAACTCGAAGTCGAAACCGGCGCCTATGCCGCGATGCAGCACAGCTTTGACGGCGAGGCCGGCGCCTTCGCCTACCTGCTGTTCATCTTGCTGTATGCCCCCTGCGTCGCCGCGACCGCCGCGATCTACCGCGAAACCAATCGCGGCTGGACCGTGTTCGTGCTGCTCTGGACCACCGGCCTCGCTTACATGACCGCAACGATTTTTTATCAGGCGATGACGTTCGCCGGACACCCGGCCGATTCGCTGGCCTGGATCATCGGCCTGACCGTCGTGTTTGCCGGCGTGATCGCCGGCTTGTGGTGGTACGGCAAACAATCCGGCCCGACCATCGACAAGGGAGCCGCCATTGATCCTGTCTGACCTGCGCAATTACATCAGGGAACAGCGCCGCGTCGCGCTGATCGATCTGGCCAATCATTTCAACGTCGATGCCGACGCCCTGCGCGGCATGCTCGGCAAGTGGATCAGCAAGGGGAACCTGCG
This window harbors:
- a CDS encoding response regulator transcription factor — protein: MSYEQSNAIVYLVDDEFAIRDALTLLIETAGFNIQSFESAHEFLDRYDHSRPGCLLLDVRMPSMSGLELQEELSKRDINIPIIFISGHAEVADSAKAFRAGAIDFLEKPFENSVLLERLEEGISKDIYARTERAVRSDIQHRLAQLTPREMEVLQLIISSHSNKESAKILKVSNRTVDAHRARIMEKLQAESLADLMKIAMHCDLL
- a CDS encoding two-component system sensor histidine kinase NtrB, whose amino-acid sequence is MNPESCQSGADEPCETIMDDFLPSSAELFNQLSTAQKNLQASEDKIRMLEQKLIEQTKELTESNLALQQNIDALKQSKQRLREREARLNSIFNAAAEGIVTIDRHGIVVTANAAVNVILGYTEEELVGRNVNMLMPFGHAVQHDQYLKNHIETGISKIIGIGREVEGLHKNGSTVPLDLSVAEFMIDSEVFFTGILRDIRQRKRQERENRQHLEELAHVTRLGLMGEMASGIAHEVNQPLTAIVAYTEVSLSLLTTPTPDTVKLAGILAKTHQQALRAGQIIHRMRDFVRTKTTTRKAASINQLIKDCIGMCGTEVKLQNITLDLELAEDLPLVYINEVQIEQVLLNLLRNAIEAMQDMPQDHPSRLVIRTQLDDHHGVEIRVKDNGPGISNADRPKIMTPFYTTKKNGMGMGLSISRSLVEAHQGALRFNSQPGKGCTFYVTLPSKEQTNEL
- a CDS encoding DUF2934 domain-containing protein, coding for MNTQVNDLSCDASGEMTPDKFREMVEERAYFKAERRDFASGHELDDWLEAEQEISNQCRYWLADNDSS
- the ftsH gene encoding ATP-dependent zinc metalloprotease FtsH codes for the protein MEKPENAIVKLLTTLLNQFLHVLKSFLASILSLFSNKKPPVDLHKPPDIDPKQKKIIIFTLAFILLLLAFNNLQEIRQGEMPFSQFLTLVQEGKVDKVVVSEHYISGVTKPESGESTGKPFMTVPLWQTDLAEMLAKNKVDFVVRSGDNWLSNLIFNWIIPIFIFMFIWSWLLRRTTAAGPQSFLNIGNKARIHQDTQPKITFKDVAGADSAKQELGESIDFLKNPEKIQKLGGRMPKGVLLVGQPGTGKTLLARAVSGEAGVPFFNISASEFIELFVGVGAARVRELFEQARNKAPCIIFIDELDAIGRSRGGPAVMGGHDEREQTLNQLLTELDGFDTSVGVVVMAATNRPEILDKALLRSGRFDRQIVVDKPDLLDRIEILKLHTRKMPLAKDIDISVVAKRTPGLVGADLANIANEAAIMATRSGHKQVEMQDFEAAIDRILAGPEKKNRVLNTEEKRRVAYHEAGHALVAEIVPTGQPVHKISIIPRGVSALGFTLQLPVEEKFLSTEDELKDQIAILLGGRIAEETILGSISTGAQNDLEKATEIARNMVCSLGMSKKLGPLVYGKRQQLQFLETEISEYRNYSDITASLIDAEIKMLVEEGESRAREILTVNRPMLEKLANLLQEKEVINREEVTALLGK
- a CDS encoding glycoside hydrolase family 19 protein — protein: MAFIITEEHLAAIAGKPTPLMADLAAWINKICPDYEIDTPNEYAHFLAQACHETDHFRTLEEYASGNAYEGRKDLGNTHAGDGPRFKGRGIFQTTGRANYLELGLKKGQDDLFINSPELLEQPEYAVWSACEYWTSRHLNDPANQADRDILKKKYKKQVHDVSPVEFISITINGGLNGIDERKKFYALAKSVLI
- a CDS encoding DUF3175 domain-containing protein, whose product is MTDNSDSSAPNKWSAKVTRESNALSLEKGVFTWKDPQRIAESLRDSAEASFRRKAEPFRSAMSMLVFYINRAGNNLATEQRQTLEQAKQALRKLYGKN
- a CDS encoding ATP-binding protein, translating into MSIDWHTTYAAVWRQHKGYLRPVARLDAIRLGDLVGIDKQKAQLSENTERFLSGKPANNALLWGARGTGKSSLIKALLNEYREAGLRIIEVDKQDLVYLPEIVDEIREQPQRFVIYCDDLSFETQDSRYKSLKSVLEGSIELPPENVLVYATSNRRHLLPERMRDNLDTRLVDDEVHYSDTVEEQISLSDRFGLWLAFYPHSTQNYLAIVDSYFPAYDGDREVLHQKAMDFAQQRAAKSGRTAKQFFNVFAELGEDEKE
- a CDS encoding class 1 fructose-bisphosphatase, which produces MANKVTMTQFLIEQQREYPGTSGTFTLLLNDIVTACKQISHKVNRGNLIGVLGSAESENVQGEVQKKLDIITNEIMVGALDWTGHLAGMVSEEVDEPIKIPAQYPKGKYLVLFDPLDGSSNIDINLTVGTIFSILRCREGVDPEPEDFLRKGAEQVCAGFVLYGPSTMMVLTTGHGVNGFTLDQDIGEFILTHRNMTIPEDTSEFAINMSNQRFWEEPVRRYIDECVQGKDGPREKNFNMRWIASLVAEVYRILTRGGIFMYPYDTRDPKKPCKLRLMYEANPVAFIVEQAGGACTTGRERMLDVKPQGLHQRVPVILGSKNEVDRIVQYHLES
- a CDS encoding FeoA family protein, producing the protein MLIDLKKLAVGDLAKIVGFDKTGKAYRKRLLAMGLTPGTQFSVTRFAPMGDPVEIRLRGFSLTLRKDEAAVLQIEKI
- the feoB gene encoding Fe(2+) transporter permease subunit FeoB, encoding MAADFTVGVVGNPNCGKTTLFNALTGAKQHVGNWPGVTVEKKTGEYAFEGKTIELVDLPGTYSLEASDDQVSLDEKVARDFVAAREADLIVNIVDASSIERHLYLTSQLIEMRTPMILVLNMMDAVKQRGIKIDMAYLAERLGCPVVPIVASTKQGIDALKKAVNQAAAAKPTPNLNIAYAPALELAIADLAPLLRETARLHRCDLRWLCVRLLEDDTLAQKIAGPTLTATVNTLQRRIEQKTDDEIDILAADARYGFVNQLTQGAIFKENEVSRHLSEKIDSIVLNRFLGIPVFLLVMYAMFMFTINIGSAFVDFFDQAAAALLVDGLGVALTGWGLPDWLTVLLTQGIGGGIQVVATFIPIVGFLFLFLSALEDSGYMARAAFVMDRFMRMIGLPGKSFVPMIVGFGCNVPAIMATRTLENPRDRILTNLMNPFMSCGARLPVYALFAAAFFPVNGQNLVFGLYLLGIGVAVLTGLIMRHTLFKGEASPFIMELPVYHLPTLRGMLIRTWDRLQSFLFNAGKVIVPMVLVLNFLNALGTDGSFGRENSDKSVLSEIGRGLTPAFEPMGIKSDNWPATVGIFTGVLAKEAVVGTLNALYSQMGAAAAPPAEDEAFDLKGALLGALSTIPENLAGIANKLLDPLGLNVEVASSELEVETGAYAAMQHSFDGEAGAFAYLLFILLYAPCVAATAAIYRETNRGWTVFVLLWTTGLAYMTATIFYQAMTFAGHPADSLAWIIGLTVVFAGVIAGLWWYGKQSGPTIDKGAAIDPV
- a CDS encoding FeoC-like transcriptional regulator, translated to MILSDLRNYIREQRRVALIDLANHFNVDADALRGMLGKWISKGNLRKLPSGTACGGGCCKCDPASIELYEWVDKV